AGTGTTGGAGAAGGATTTTGGGGCTCAAAAGACTTTTTAGGGTGAGAGAAGGATTTTGGGGCTCAGAAAAGGACTTTTTAGAGCTCAGAAAAGGACTTTTTAGGGTTGAATAAGGATTTTGGGGGTTGAGAGAAGGACTTTGGGGCTCAGAAAAGGACTTTTTAGTGTTGGAGAAGAATTTTGAGGCTCAAAAAATGACTTTAGGGTTAGAGAAGGATTTTGGGGGGTCAGAAAAGGACTTTTTAGGGTTGGAGAAGGATTTGGGGGCTcaaaaaatgactttttaggGTTAGAGAAGGATTTTGGGGGTCAGAAAAGGACTTTTTAGGGTTGAATAAGGATTTTGGGGGTTGAGAGAAGGACTTTGGGGCTCAGAAAAGGACTTTTTAGTGTCAGAGAAGGATTTTGGGGCTCAGAAAAGGACTTTTTAGTGTTGGAGAAGGATTTGGGGGCTCAGAAAAGGACTTTTTAGTGTCAGAGAAGGATTTTGGGGCTCAGAAAAGGACTTTTTAGTGTCAGAGAAGGATTTTGGGGCTCAGAAAAGGACTTTTTAGTGTTGGAGAAGGATTTGGGGGCTCAGAAAAGGACTTTTTAGTGTCAGAGAAGGATTTTGGGGCTCAGAAAAGGACTTTTTAGTGTTGGAGAAGAATTTTGAGGCTCAAAAAATGACTTAGGGTTAGAGAAGGATTTTGGGGGGTCAGAAAAGGACTTTTTAGGGTTGAATAAGGATTTTGGGGGTTGAGAGAAGGATTTTGGGGCTCAGAAAAGGACTTTTTAGTGTTGGAGAAGAATTTTGAGGCTcaaaaaatgactttttaggGTTAGAGAAGGATTTGGGGGGTCAGAAAAGGACTTTTTAGGGTTGAATAAGGATTTTGGGGGTTGAGAGAAGGACTTTGGGGCTCAGAAAAGGACTTTTTAGTGTCAGAGAAGGATTTTGGGGCTCAGAAAAGGACTTTTTAGTGTCAGAGAAGGATTTTGGGGCTCAGAAAAGGACTTTTTAGTGTCGGAGAAGGATTTTGGGGCTCAAAAAAGGACTTTTTAGTGCTGGAGAAGGGTTTTTAGGGTCAGCAAAGGATCGTGGGGGTGCCTGACAGACTTTTGGGGCTGGGCAAAAGCTTTTGGGGTGCGAGGGGCCGTGGGAACGTTGATCCACCCGTCCCAAAATAGTCCCTTTGCCCTCGGAATGTGCCGAATTCCCACCGTTTCCTTCTGGAAGCCGCTGGCAAACAAACCCCCGACGCTGTTTATCTTTCCACCATCCACCAGGAGCAGCACAAAATCCCACCAGATGTGCTTTCATTTCTCCAGCAGCACAAGTTTCGCTCCCAAACAAGCTCCTGAGTGGATTTGGGGACGAATcccctcccaaatccccccttCCCAGAGATTTCCTCGGTCCCACGCTCCTCAAATCCCTCCATGGGGGGAAAATCGATCCTTTctaacccctttttccccctggaaAATGCTTTTTGGTAGCTTGAGGTGACCCCTTCTCATATTTTTTAGGGGGAGTGTAACAAATCTGGTGGCAAAAAGGAGGATTTGCTCCTATTTCCTTCTTCCCACACCCCCATCATTCCCAAACCTTCCAAAAACGGCTGTTTTAGGGTGTTTTCCCCTCATTTTTCCTATCCTCCAAGCTGGGAAAAGGCCCAAAAGTCGAATTCATGATGATTTGTATCGTCCCCcgacaggaggttgtggagaGGGGGAGCTGGActctcctccccagccacaGCACCAGGGGAAACGGCCTCGACCGGTGTCAGGGAGGGATTTGGGCAGGGAAACGGCCATTTCTGCCCCAAAACGCTTGCCAAAGCCCTGGAGGAGGTTGCCAGAGGCTGTAGGGGAGGGATCCTCCATCCAGGCTCAGGGATGTGGTTTGGGGCTGAGGGAACCGAGGGAAGGGTTTGGAGCTAAAGGGGCTTTTTGGCCTTGGTTCTCTGAGGGTTCCGAtttggctggttttgggggggtttggggcctttttgggggggaaaatCGTCTTCTCTGAGGGAAAAATGTCCTCTCTGAGGGAAAAATGTTGTCTCTGAGGGGATTCATCCACTTTGGGAGGGAAATTCGTCCTCTTCTGAGGGGATTCATCCACTTTGGGAGAGAATTCACCCTTTCTGAGAGGATTCATCCCATTTTGAGGGGATTTCACCCCCTTTTTGGAGGGAAATTTGTCTTTTCTGAGGGAAAGTTGTTCTCTCTGAGGGAAAATTGTCTTCTCTGAGGGGATTTGTCTACTTTGGGAGGCAAATCCATCCTCTTCTGAGGGGATTCATCCACTTTTGGAGGGAAATTCATCCTctctgaggggatttggggcCTTTTTGGAGGGGAATTCGTCTTTTCTGAGGGAAAACTGTTTTCTCTGAGGGGATTCATCCACTTTGGGAGGGAATTGACCCTTTCTGAGGGGTTTCATCCCTTTTTAAGGGGATTTCACCCCCTTTTTGGAAggaaatttgtcctctctgaggGAAAATTGTCCTCCCTGGGGGGATTTGTCTACTTTGGGAGGGAAATTCGTCCACTCTGAGGGGATTCATCCACTTTTGGAGGGAAATTCATTCTctctgaggggatttggggcCTTTTTGGAGGGAAATTCGTCTTTTCTGAGGGAAATTCGTCCTCTTCTGAGGGGATTCATCCACTTTGGGAGGGAATTGACCCTTTCTGAGAGGATTCATCCCTTTTTGAGGGGATTTCACCCCCTTTTTGGAGGGAAATCTGTcttttctgagggaaaattgTCCTCTCTGTGGGGATTCATCCAGTGTGGGAGGGAATTCACCCTctctgaggggatttggggcttttttgagGGGGTTTCACCCCCTTTTTTGGAGAGAAATTCGTCTCTGAGggaaatttgtcctctctgaggGGATTCATCCCATTTTGAGGGGATTTCACCCCCTTTTTGGAGGGAAATCTGTCTTTTCTGAGGGAAAGTTGTTCTCTCTGAGGGAAAATTGTCTTCTCTGGGGGGATTTGTCTACTTTGGGAGGGAAATTCGTCCTctctgaggggatttggggcCTTTTTGGAGGGGAATTCGTcttttctgagggaaaattgTCCTCTCTGGGGGGATTTGTCTACTTTGGAAGGGAATTCACCCTCTCTGAGGGGATTTGAGGCCTTTTTGAGGGGATTTCACCCTCTTTTTGGAGGGAAATTCATCTCTGAGGGAAAATTGTCCTCTCTGAGGGGATTCATCCACTTTGGGGTGTAAATTCATCCTCTTTTGGGGGTAATTCACTCTGTTTTGGAGGgaatttcctcttctctcagGGAAAATTATCCCCCCTGAGGAGATTCATCCACTTTGGGAGGGAATTTCATTCTCTCTGAGGGGATTCATCCTGTTTTTGAGGAGATTCATCCTGTTTTGAGGGCAATTCACCCTCTTTTGATAGGAATCCACCCTCTCTGATGGGATTCATCCACTTTGGGAGGGAAATTCATCCTCTTTTGGGGGTAAAACACTTAAAAGGgataaaaattaaacttttgGAGGGGAATTCACCCTCTCTGGGGAGATTCATCCCATTTTGAGGGGAATTCACCCTCTCTGAGGGGATTCATCCACTTTGGGAGGGAAATTCATCCTCTTTTGAGGGAAATTCACTCTCTCTGAGGGGATTCATCCCTCCAGAGGACTGAATTTCCCTCAGAGAGGACGAAACTCCCTCAACGAGGATGAATTTCCCTCCAAAGGGGGTTAATTCCCTTCATGAAAGGATGAATTCTCCCCCAAAAGGGATGAATTCTCCCCAAAAAGGGCTGAATCCCCTCAGGGAGGGTGAAGTTCCCTGCAGTCCCAGGTCTGGCCCGTGGATGCCCTCACACCCTCCACATCAGACATCGCCCTCCCCTCCGGATCCAGCCCCAATTTCTGACTCTATCCTCTCTCTTTTGAGGAAAAATCATTGTGAATCAAGGAGGGAACATGAAATTGTCCctttttggggtggttttgtgGCAATTCAAGGCCCTGACGCcacctctctcccctctccccagttGACATGGATGATGAAGACGGCCGGTGCCTGTTAGATGTCATTTGGTGAGTCCATTTCCCTTTCCCTCAACAAGCCAAAAAGcctcaaatcaccccaaaaatcCATTCAGGAGgcaggaaaaaaccaaaaaaagctccttttgggttttttacccctTAAACTTCCCCCTTGTCTCTCCCTTTGCAGCGACCCTCAGGCCCTCAACGATTTCTTACATGGCTCCGAGAAGGTGAGTGATGAAACTCAAACTCAACCTTTTTACTTTGAAccaaacccccagtttttctaaggtaaaaaaagaacaacccCCTGAAATCCAAGTTGGAGTTTTTCAAGCTTTTTAGGGCCCCTCAACCAGCCCCTTTGGGGCTCCCGGGTGTCTgctgggggatgggggtgggaCTCAACCCATCACCCCtcgtttttctctctttttctcttttttttcccctcattttgaggtggggttttgattttttgttgtttttttgctcctctccagaaaataaacccccatCTTTTCACTTCCAGATTGACAGTGATGATCTCCTGGACAACACAGGAGATGCAGCCAGCGCCTTCTTTGAAGGTGCTGGGGTAGGTATTTGGGTTCATTTCTCCTCACCaacctttcctttccctcatgGGTCTGGCCCCTCCTTGATTGGCTTTTCACCCTATTTATTGGTTTTTCacttattttattgttttccctcatttttattgttttttccaccattttattgctttttctccccattttattgctttttctccccattttattgctttttctccccattttagtgggttttttcactccttttattagtttttccccattttcttgttgctttttcccctttttaattgtttttccccccttttattagtttttccctttttcattgggtttttttcccatcatttattgtttttctccccctttaaTTGAGATTTTCCCCCTTTTATTCATTTTCCCCCccttttatcatttttttcctcattttattgtgatttttctccccatttattgggttttttcccctttttaatgggttttcccctttttattatgttttttccccttttattggattttcccccttttattgtgttttttcccccttttattgtgttttttcccccttttattgtgttttttctctcttttattatattttatcctccttttattgttttccccccttttattgggtttttccccccttttatTGGGTTTTCCCCCCTTTTATtgggtttttccccccttttatTGGGTGTTCCCCCCTTTTTATTGGGTTCCCCCCccttttattgtattttttccccttttattatgttttcccccccttttattgtttttccctcttttattgggctttccccccccttttattgggttttttcccccttttcttctttttttcccccctttcttgtgttttttttcctctttcatggTTTCTTTTACTCCTTTTATTGTTTTCCCCCCATTTATTGGGGTTTTCCCCCCATTTATTGTGTTTTCCCCCCATTTATTGGGGGTTTTCCCCCCATTTATTGGGTTCCCTCCCCTTTTATTGTGGGTTTTCCCCCATTTATTGtgggttttcccccttttattTCCCCCTTCCTCGtgttttccccccatttttttATGTTGCCCCCCactttgcctcagtttcccccatTTTTAGGTCTCTCCCCCCACACCCTTCCACGGGCCGTCCCTCACCCTCTTCCCTTTGGCAACGTGACTCTTCCCCTCCATTTGGGAGCCAAAAAGGCAAATCAGAggtgtttttcttcccccctgCTTGTGTGACGTGGACCAAACGCTCCAAAAAGAGCCACAAAGCTCCTGCTTTGGCCACTAAAAGCCTCGTGGAAGGGGAATCGGTGGCCACCCCGTGGTAGCCCCCCACCAGCGgtcaccttcctcctcctccagctcacCGGTGTCTTTCTCCCCCCTCTTGGTTTTACCCCCTCAGCTCCACGTCCAAGAAGCCTCTGGCACCCACCTGAGCTCGGAGCAGAACCAACCAGCCCCCAGCGTGGACCTGGACTTTTTAGAAGATGACATTTTGGGGTCCCCTTCGgggggcggcgccggcggcggcTCTGGCGgcgcctcctcttcctcctccaacCTCCCCAACTCGGAGCAGCCCTGTGACATCCTCCAGCAGAGCCTCCAAGAAGCCAACATCACCGAGCAGACCTTGGAGGCGGAAGCAGAGCTGGATTTGGGTTCTTTCCAGCTCCCCACCCTCCAACCCGTCGTCCAAACGGCCGCCGACGGCACCCCCCAGATCTTTTCGGGGGGCACCGACCTCATCGGCCTCCAACCTCCCGCCGTCCTCGCTCACCAAACCTTGGTGCAACAGCCAGTCGGGGCTGACGTGGTCAACAAAGCCATCAGCGTCCAACCTTTCCTTCAACAGGTTGGGTTGGGCAACGTCACCATCCAACCCATCTCCAACCTTCAGGGTTTACCCAACGGCAGCCCCGGCGGCGCCTTGGGCATCGGCCCCATCCAAGTGGTTGGTCAACAAGTGATGGCCATCAACCAACCTGCTCAACAGATCATTGCCAAGCAGGTTCAACCTTCTCAGGTGGCCACGGTGCCGGTGGGTGGCTACATCACCCAACCGGCGCcggagcagcagcaggtcacCCTCTCCTCCGCCGGCGTCTCGCCGCAGAACGCCGGCTTGGTCATCCAGAAGAACCTGCAGACCGTGGCCACCACCACCCTCAACGGCAACTCCATGTTCACCCAAAGCTCTCAACCCCTCACCGTCACCTCCAACCTCAGCAGCCCCTTGGTCCAAACCCAAAACGTCATCATCCACCGGACGCCCACCCCCATCCAACCCAAACCCGCCGGCGTCCTCCAGCAGAAGCTCTACCAGATCACCCCCAAACCTTTCGCCTCCAACAACGCCACCCTCACCATCCAAAACGAAACCTCCCTCCAGCaacccaaaacacaacagaacTTGACTTTCATGACCGGCAAACCCGGCCAGAACGTCGTCCTCTCCGGTTTCCCCCAAGGGCTCCCTGCCAACGTCTTCAAGCAGCCTCAGCCTCAACAGCAGACCCTCAACAAGCCCATGAGCGTCCACCTCCTCAACCAGGGCAGCAGCATCGTCATCCCTGCTCAGCACGTCCCTCAGGCCATGCTACAGGGGCAGAACCAGTTCCTCCTGCCGGGACAACTGGCCGGTGCCTCGGCCGTGCAGATCCCTCAGCAGCTCTCGGCGTTACCGGCCAACATGGGGGGTCAGATCTTAACGGCGTCCCACCCGGCTGGCCAAGCTCACATCATCACCAGCCAAGGGCCTGGTGGGCAGTTGATCACCAACCAAGCTTTGCCAGCTCAGATCCTCACCAACCAGAACTTGGCCGGTCAACTCAACCTGGGCCAAGTGTTGACCTCGCAGAACGCCCACGGCACCGCTCACATCCTCTCGGCGCCCATCCAGCTCCAACCCGGCCAAGTGGCTCAACCAACCCTCTTCCAGATGCCGGTTTCTTTAGCTGGCAACTTGACCACCCAAAGTCAACCTTCAGTAGCCGCTTCCTTGAGCCAAACCGGCCAGACTGTCATCCAAGGGGTCACTTTACCCAACCAAGTGGCCACCATGCAAGTGGCGACCGACAACCTCGGCCAAGCCGTCAGCATCCAACCGAACGCCGCGGCCACCAGTAGCCAAAGCCCAGGGCTTGGCCAAACCCAACCGGCTTCGGCCTCGGGTCTGTTACCGAGCGCTGAGCCATCCTCCATCCTCGCCGTCCAAGCCCAGGCGgctgctcctctccagctcAACGTGCcacctcctccagcccagcagccaaCTCCTTCCCAGGCCAGTCCCAGTTTGGCTTCCAGCCCTGAGAAGATCATTTTGGGTCAAACCGCCGCCGGTGCCGTCATCAACCAGGATTCCATGCAGATGTTCCTCCAGCAGGTAAGCAGAACCTCACTGCTGGGGGCCCAACTCAAAGACAGGTTTTGGGGGGTGCCCTTGAGCTCTGGGTGgcccagaggggttttgggatgTTCCTCCTTGTCCTTGTTGGTCCTTTGGGCCACCAACCCCCTGCCCTCGTCGGTCCTTTGGGCCACCAACGCGCTGTGTCTTGTTGCCCCTCCTCAGGTCCCACCTGACTCGGTCAAGGGTTTGGGGATGGTTCAGGCAACAGATTCAAACCACCCCGAGGGGAGTTTTGGCTCCCAAACCCATTTGGTTCAAGTTCTGGTCCCTCCAGGGGCTTTTTGTTCCTTCTGGAGGGGTTTTGGGCTCCTAAACCCCTTTGGTTCAAGTTCTGGTCCCTCCAGAGGCTTTTTGTTCCTCCTAGAGGGGTTTTGGCTCCTAAATCCCTTCTCCAAGGGGAAGTTCTGGTCTCTCCAGGGGCTTTTTGTCCCTCCTGGAGGGGTTTTGGGCTCCTAAACCCCATTTCCAAGGGTGTTCTGGTCCTTCCAGAGGCTTTTTGTCCCTCCTGGAGGGGTTTTGGCTCCTAAATCCCTTCTCCAAGGGGAAGTTCTGGTCTCTCCAGAGGCTTTTTGTTCCTCCTGGAGGGGTTTTGGGCTCCTAAACCCCATTTCCAAGGGTGTTCTGGTCCTTCTAGAGGCTTTTTGTCCCTCCTGGAGGGGTTTTGGGCTCCTAAACCCCTTTGGTTCAAGTTCTGGTCTCTCCAGGGGCTTTTTGCTCCTCCTGGAGAGGTTTTGGCTCCTAAACCCCTTCTCCAAGGGCAAGATCTGGTCCCTGTGACATCACCTGAGGTTGCTTGTGGTGGATCCCAAATCCCTTCTCCCACCTCAGGAGCccaaagggggttttggggtgatCCCCAGGGTGGGAGTTTGCTCTTGGAAGCCCCCTGGGCTCCCCcaaaggagctggggaggggagggttggaagggagggGGGTGGTTACTTTGGAGGCAAAGAGACAGGAGTTGGTAGAATGAACCCCACCATGTGCTGGATTTTGGGGGGTTCCCCCCCAGTCCTGCAGCTGATGGTGGGATGAGGGTCCCCTCTCCCCCTtgtcccctccctgtccccctcctctgtccccctgccccccacTAACCCGCTGAGCCGCTGCTGCTTCGCTTCTCCGCTCCCTCCCGCAGGCTTTgcccctccccctcccggcTCGGGGCCGTCTCCTTAACGAAGGAGCACAATCAGTGTTAATTAAAGGGGGGGTTGGGGCTCCAGCTCTCCTGGGGGGGGAGGAACCTAAAGCAGAGGCTGTGTCTGCCCTGGGCTGACGGGATCGAGTCAGAGGGTCACTGGGTCAATCACTGGATCGATCACTGAGTCATTAAATTGATCACTGAGGCATTGGATCAGTCACTTGAATCATTGGATCAGTCATTGAGTCACTGAATTGATCACTGAGTCGATCCCTGAGTTGATCACTGAGGCATTGAGTTGATCCCTGGATCAATCATTGAGTCATTGGATCAGTCATTAAATGATTGGATCATTGGATCAGCCACAGAGCCAACCATTGGATCAGTTGTTGGATCAATTGTTGGATCAGTTGTTGGATCACTGACTCGCTTGTGGAGTCACTGAATCGATCATTGGGTCACTGGATCACTCCCAGGCCAACCAATCATTGGCTGGATCACTGGATCATTCCCAGACCAATCACTGGCTGGATCACTGGGTCACTCCCAGACCAATCACTGGCTGGATCACTGGATCACTCCCAGGCCAACCAATCATTGGCTGGGTCACTGGATCATTCCCAGACCAACCAATCACTGGCTAGGTCACTGGATCATTCCCAGACCAATCACTGGCTGGATCACTCCCAGACCAACCAATCATTGGCTGGGTCACTGGATCACTCCCAGACCAACCACTGGCTGGGTCACTGGGTCACTCCCAGACCAACCAATCATTGGCTGGATCACTGGATCACTGCCAGACCAATCATTGGCTGGATCACTCCCAGGCCAACCAATCATTGGCTGGATCACTGGATCACTCCCAGACCAATCATTGGCTGGATCACTCCCAGGGCAACCAATCATTGGCTGGATCACTGGATCACTCCCAGGGCAACCAATCATTGGCTAGGTCACTGGATCATTCCCAGACCAATCACTGGATCGCTCCCAGACCAATCATTGACTGGATCACTCCCAGGCCAACCAATCACTGGCTGGATCACTGGATCACTCCCAGACCAGCCACTGGCTGGGTCACTGGATCACTGGATCACTGCCCAGCCCAgtctgtgcccctgcctggctCCCAGAGCCCTCGCAGCCCCCCGAGTCCGTCCCGGGCCgtgtccctctgccccagcccccgcTGCCCGTCCCCCActaacctcttcctctctccttctgttGCAGTTACCCGCAGggcagcagaagctccctggagCCTCCCCGCCCCCTTCGCTCCCTCCCCCGCCGGCCCCCGGGGACCCCCCGGCCCTTCCCCCCTCCCACCTGCCCCAGATCCACTCCCCACACCCCTCCCgccccccttcccagccccagcccctctccaggCCCCCGTCCCGCCCTCACTCCCGCCCCCCgtcccagccccaggccctgTCCCGCCCCCCCTCCGAGCCCCTGGCGCGCCCCTGCACCCCGCAAGCGCCCGGCCTCTACGTCCTCCCCAACCAAGTGGCCTCGTCCCCCCTTGGGGGGGTCCAACACCCCCTTCGTCCCCCTTCCCAACCTCAaccccctttccctcctctccctcctcctcctccagaaccttcctcctcctcctcctcctcctcctctcagctCCCCGATCTGCCCCCTCCCCATTTCCAGCTGCAGTTCCCGGCTCAGGGGCAGCTCAAAGCCTCGGCCCCCTCCCCCCTGCGCTTGACCCCGGAGCCCCCTCCCCGCAGCggcttccccctgccccccaccgcccccttccagccccccccggccccccccagccccgctcctCCGCAGAAGCAAATCCTCGACAGGTTCCAGCAGGTAACTCCaggccccagctcccagggggaggaggaggaggaggagggggaggaagaggatggagAGGCACAGAAAGACCCACCAGCCCACCGCCCCCACCAGCCCCCCCAGGTTCTGGGGGCTCCTGACGTGGTTTTGGGGGCGTTTTGTGTTACTTTGGGGCTCTTGGAGGTTGGAGGAGCGACCTTGGGGCTggaaaggggagggagaggacGTGGGGAGGAAGAATTGGGCCCCTTCTGCTTCTCCCCGGGGCTCAAACGCCTTCATTTGGGGCCTTTTCTGTGATTTCAGGGCTCAAACTCCTTGATTTGGGGCTTTTCCTGTGATTTCAGGGCTCAAACTCCTTGATTTGGGGCTTTTCCTGTGATTTCAGGGCTCAAACTCCTCGATTTGGGGCTTTTCCTGTGATTTCAGGGCTCAAACTCCTCGATTTTGGGCCTTTTCTCTGATTTCAGGGCTCAAACTCATCGATTTTGGGGCTTTTCCTGTGATTTCAGGGCTCAAACTCATCGATTTTGGGGCCTTTCCTGTGGTTTCAGGGCTCAAAGTCCTTGGTTTTGGGCTTTTCCTGGGATTTCCTGGCCCAAAATCCTCAGTTTGGGGATTTCAGGGCTCAAACTCATTGATTTTGGGTCTTTTATATGATTTCAGGGCTCAAAGTCCTTGGTTTTGGGCTTTTCCTGGGATTTCCTGGCCCAAAATCCTCAGTTGGGTGATTTCACGGCTCAAACTCATCGATTTTGGGTCTTTTATGTGATTTCAGGGCTCAAATTCCTTGATTTTGGGCCTTTCCTGTGATTTCCTGGCCCAAAATCCTCAGTTGGGTGATTTCAGGGCTCAAACTCCTTGATTTTGGGCCTTTTCTGTGATTTCAGGGCTCAAACTCCTCGATTTTGGGCCTTTCCTGTAATTTCAGGGCCCAAACTCTTTGATTTTGGTCTCTTCCTGGGATTTCCAGGCTCAAAATCCTCAGTTTGGGGATTTCAGGGCTCAAACCCCTTGATTTTGGGCCTTTCTTGTGATTTCAGGGCCCAAACTCATTGATTTGGGGCTTTTCCTGTGATTTCAGGGCTCAAAGTCCTTGATTTTGGGGATTTCAGGGCTCAAACTCCTCGATTTTGGGCCCTTCCTGTGATTTCCAGGCTCAAAATCCTCAGTTTGGGGATTTCAGGGCTCAAACTCCTCGATTTTGGGCCCTTCCTGTGATTTCAGGGCCCAAACTCATCAATTTTGGGCCTTTTCTGTGATTTCAGGGCCCAAACTCcttgattttgggttttttctgtgatttcagagCCCAAACTCTTTGATTTTGGGCCTTTCCTGTGGTTACAGGGCCCAAACTCCTCAATTTGGGGCCTTTCCTGTAATTTCAGGGCCCAAACTCATCATTTTTGGGCCTTTTCTGTCATTTCAGGGCCCAAACTCCTCGATTTTGGGCCTTTTCTGTGATTTCAGGGCCCAAACTCATCAATTTTGGGCCTTTTCTGTGATTTCAGGGCTCAAACTCATCAATTTTGGGCCTTTCCTGTGATTTCAGAGCTCAAACTCCTCGATTTTGGGCcttttctgtgatttcagagCCCAAACTCCCCGATTTGGGGCCGTTCCTGTGATTTCAGAGCCCAAACTCCCCAATTTGGGGCTGTTCCTGTGattccagcccccagcaggtGCCTCTTTTCAGCTCCATCTCCCACACGCTGAGTTTTGGGGCCGGTCCCGTCCCCCTTCATCCTCCAAGAGCCTCGTGGGTGATTTTTAGGGTGAAAGGCTGTGATTTAGGGCGAGGTtttcacccctggggtccttttggggttttgtaGGTGCCCCAGGGGATCATCCTGCAGACcaagcagcctcctgccaccaGCCAGCCCTCGCTCGGCCCCTTCAGCGCCGCCTCCTCCGTCCTGGTCAGTGGCCCCGGGCAAGTGGCCACGGCCACGGCCACCACCACGGCGGCCACGGCCCACGGCCACGCGGCACCCGCTGCCCTCACGCCCTCCACtgcaggtgggtgctgggggatcAAGGGGGGAGTGTTTGGGGGGGACACCAGAGGAGGGGGAGCCCCAAAAATGAGTGTCCAGGGATGTAGGAGTCACCAGATGTGTGTCCCAAAGCAGGGGCATCCCAGAGCAGGCACATCCCAGAGCAGGGACACCCCAAACCATGAGCATCCCAGACCAGGGTCATCCCAAACCAGGGTCATCCCAGACCAGGGTCATCCCAAACCAGGGTCATCCCAGACCAGGGTCATCCCAAACCAGGGACATCCCAGACCAGGGACATCCCAGACCAGGGACATCCCAAACCATGAGCATCCCAAGCCAGGCACATCTCAGACCAGGGACATCCCAGACCAGGCACATCCCAAACCCTGAGCATCCCAGACTAGGGTCATCCCAAACCAGGCACAACTCAGACCAGGGACATCCCAAACCAGGGACATCCCAAACCAGGGACATCCCAAACCAGGCACAACTCAGACCAGGGACATCCCAGACCAGGGACATCCCAGACCAAGCACATCCCAAACCAGGGTCATCCCAAACCATGAGCATCCCAGACCAGGGACATCCCAGACCAGGGACATCGCAAACCATGAGCATCCCAGACCAGGGACATCCCAGACCAGGGACATCGCAAACCATGAGCATCCCAAGCCAGGCACATCTCAGACCAGGGACATCCCAGACCAGGCACATCCCAAACCCTGAGCATCCCAGACCAGGGACATCCCAAACCAGGGACATCCCAAACCAGGGTCATCCCAAACCAGGGACATCCCAGACCAGGCACATCCCAA
This portion of the Colius striatus isolate bColStr4 unplaced genomic scaffold, bColStr4.1.hap1 scaffold_134, whole genome shotgun sequence genome encodes:
- the BICRA gene encoding BRD4-interacting chromatin-remodeling complex-associated protein isoform X1, whose product is MDDEDGRCLLDVICDPQALNDFLHGSEKIDSDDLLDNTGDAASAFFEGAGLHVQEASGTHLSSEQNQPAPSVDLDFLEDDILGSPSGGGAGGGSGGASSSSSNLPNSEQPCDILQQSLQEANITEQTLEAEAELDLGSFQLPTLQPVVQTAADGTPQIFSGGTDLIGLQPPAVLAHQTLVQQPVGADVVNKAISVQPFLQQVGLGNVTIQPISNLQGLPNGSPGGALGIGPIQVVGQQVMAINQPAQQIIAKQVQPSQVATVPVGGYITQPAPEQQQVTLSSAGVSPQNAGLVIQKNLQTVATTTLNGNSMFTQSSQPLTVTSNLSSPLVQTQNVIIHRTPTPIQPKPAGVLQQKLYQITPKPFASNNATLTIQNETSLQQPKTQQNLTFMTGKPGQNVVLSGFPQGLPANVFKQPQPQQQTLNKPMSVHLLNQGSSIVIPAQHVPQAMLQGQNQFLLPGQLAGASAVQIPQQLSALPANMGGQILTASHPAGQAHIITSQGPGGQLITNQALPAQILTNQNLAGQLNLGQVLTSQNAHGTAHILSAPIQLQPGQVAQPTLFQMPVSLAGNLTTQSQPSVAASLSQTGQTVIQGVTLPNQVATMQVATDNLGQAVSIQPNAAATSSQSPGLGQTQPASASGLLPSAEPSSILAVQAQAAAPLQLNVPPPPAQQPTPSQASPSLASSPEKIILGQTAAGAVINQDSMQMFLQQVPQGIILQTKQPPATSQPSLGPFSAASSVLVSGPGQVATATATTTAATAHGHAAPAALTPSTAGVTPPVPADTKPFAAGSATIPAGKGATAPGKAPAPLGIQQPGQSKPGVISSVSGLSLAKGPLQIQVVGKGLSQLVPSVQGQQLYDAKLGLKKAPLLQPSKEACLLEQLHKHQGSVLHPDYKSSFRSFEDALQRLLPYHVYQGTLPSARDHRRVDEEFEVVSAQLLKRTQAMLNKYRLLLLEESRRVSPSAEMVMIDRMFIQEEKTTLALDRQLAKEKPDEFASSRPPPPSPLPPPSSSSSSSSSSSSTPPIPPAPIPPPPPPPRLVIKHRAGGAPSVTWARAAPGTPPTPWDGDDDALPSRSRPPIKTYEARSRIGLKLKIKQEAGLSKVVHNTALDPVHRDADAANAAQLNGTGDHGRRLGPHCRLPLRKTFRQSLDAEPPAPPDPKTSPLAPSHHHHHHHHHHHHHHHKTPDASEKSPKLLFCPRNDGRGGGLAPQKAPRPRDDDGSDGFYGSLIKPDPPDVEPEAPAATWGAGNVTSLPPKRRRASSPEMDNASFSSDSPQDDSLTEHLQSAIDSILNLQQPTSSSSAVTAAAARPPSSYNSSSSPFSSSSSSSPPRRRADAFLPPQHNGGLGARTLNR